The following coding sequences lie in one Apium graveolens cultivar Ventura chromosome 1, ASM990537v1, whole genome shotgun sequence genomic window:
- the LOC141673474 gene encoding putative WRKY transcription factor 57, giving the protein MDNSDKLDPPADFSTESSWTLGADSDNMFNTFFQDRDRESSILSEFGWNFQPDINSSHNFAEFDRIHNDFAGSSTFPAISRVTDDHNPNTNIIDSVVREMEAQTGPTAENNQSVSSSTSEDLPEKSTASASSTEKVAPETAIKDKPKGPKRIRQPRFAFVTKSDVDNLEDGYRWRKYGQKAVKNSPFPRSYYRCTNGKCLVKKRVERSSDDPSTVITTYEGQHSHHAIGFPRGSAAGFIANHEAFGGHRLIPQNYYPPRIYLPAQEVSNSRVIQPCQLISSVSNEARESPQNQAAPQVPPDGLLGDIVHPGGRK; this is encoded by the exons ATGGATAATTCCGATAAGCTCGATCCACCCGCCGATTTCTCCACCGAGTCAAGCTGGACACTCGGCGCTGACTCAGACAACATGTTCAACACTTTTTTCCAAGACAGAGATAGAGAGAGTAGCATCTTGAGCGAGTTTGGATGGAATTTTCAGCCCGATATTAATAGTTCTCACAATTTCGCAGAGTTTGATAGGATCCACAATGATTTCGCCGGATCTTCTACTTTTCCGGCAATAAGTAGGGTTACTGATGATCACAACCCTAATACTAATATTATAGATAGCGTGGTACGTGAAATGGAGGCTCAAACTGGACCAACGGCTGAAAATAATCAGTCGGTGTCTTCAAGTACGTCGGAAGATTTGCCGGAAAAATCAACAGCCTCTGCCAGTTCAACTGAAAAAGTAGCTCCGGAGACAGC GATCAAGGATAAACCGAAGGGGCCGAAGAGAATTAGGCAACCCCGTTTTGCATTTGTGACTAAGAGCGACGTTGATAATCTTGAAGACGGTTACAGGTGGAGAAAATACGGACAGAAAGCTGTTAAAAATAGTCCGTTTCCTAG GAGCTATTATAGGTGTACAAATGGCAAATGCTTGGTGAAGAAAAGAGTTGAACGGTCTTCTGATGATCCAAGCACTGTAATCACAACCTACGAAGGCCAGCACTCTCACCATGCCATTGGATTTCCTCGAGGTTCTGCTGCAGGTTTCATTGCTAATCACGAAGCTTTTGGTGGCCACAGATTGATTCCGCAAAATTATTATCCTCCAAGAATTTATTTACCAGCTCAAGAAGTTAGTAATTCTCGTGTAATTCAACCATGTCAATTAATCTCGTCAGTTTCTAATGAAGCTCGAGAATCACCTCAGAATCAGGCCGCTCCACAGGTTCCCCCGGATGGGTTGCTTGGTGATATAGTGCATCCTGGAGGGCGTAAGTAA